One Sporosarcina sp. FSL W8-0480 genomic window, GGCTGTTTATTGAAGTCAACAGCGGCATACCGGTCCATCAATGTTTTCAACCCGATATACGTGAACAGCTTGTCCCGCTTGGGGTCGATGAAGTTGCCGATCGTTTGCAATTCTTCACTTGAGTATTTGTCCAATAATTCAATTGCATAGAGACCTTTATCTACTAACCGTTTAACATTCTGTGCGAAATCCGTATACACTTTCGCACCACGCTGGCTTTCCTGGCGGGAATAAACTTCTTTTAGATAAATCCTTGCAGCAACGAATGTCCAATATGCGGATGCTTCATCAATATTACTGAGCGCCTCTAAAATCATTGCTTTCGACCAATCAGAGCTACTTCCATCAGGATGTCGTTCCAGCCATTTCTGACTAACTTCTTCCAACGTCGCCATCCGCGTTTTCCCGAATTCCGCTTCCAAACTCTCCAATATGCTTGCAACATCTAATTTTTCACGAATCAACGTCATCAAGTGAATCCTCCTTTGATGCACAATACAAAAAAGCGATGATTCCACCTCTTCGGTAGAGTCATCGCTCATGGTTTTTGATGTTGGAAACAGATCGGGATTCCGCAAAAAAATGAAAGCAAAAACCCGCTCGCTTCCACCTCTCAACCCCCGAAGAAAGTGTCGCTTGACGATGGACGGCAGGTCTACTGGCTTTCGCTTCATCCTTCCATCTCCCTTCCCGCAGCTAAATGCTACAGTGGTTATTGAGACGGTCGTCTGCGAGTACAGTTGCGGGGACAGCTCCAATTTGCGGATTCCCTTTTAAACCGATAACGGTACCATTCCATCGTTCGATACTATATATTGTGCTGTTATGTACTTCACTACCCTAACATGTTGTGGTTTAATCGTAAATAGGTAGAAAGATATTTTATAAGATTTCATCAAAGTAGGAGCTATGCGATTGGATGCATAGCTTCTATTTCTTGAATGGGGTCAGTGCATTCGTCTGATCCACAAAAATGAATCCATCGTATCGACTACCGACCCTTGATGGCACATAATTTCCATACGCCTCAAACTCCGGGTTATAGACGACTCCGATAGCCCGATGGCCGATCCATTCGTTGAATAAATGACGGTTTTCCTCTGTGAATAATATGACTTGATCATCTGCCTTTGCCGCATGCATCTGACCTTCCCATGAATTGAACTTGGCAGGTGGGACTTTCATCTTTTGTAACGGTTCGCCCCAATCTTCGCTGGCAATGACGGTTCCTTCATACGTACCGAAGCCGATGGCAAATGTGTTATCCCTCCCATATTTCTCCCTGATGAGCTGCCCGACATTGATCATATTATGGTCGGCCATCGATGTTTCCAACGCATCGCCGACATGAGTATTATGCTCCCAGATGATGATTTTAGCGTCACCGCCATGGTAGTTCAAGAGTTCACCGACCGCCTCCACCATATGCATATCACGGATATTCCACGAGATGGCGTCGTCCTGCATCATCGCTCTGTAATAGGATTCAGCGTTTTTAGCGACCAATGCATTCATCGTCACATTCAAATCCTTCTCCTGTTCATCCGAATAAAGATCCTCATGACTCCGAATAGTCGTCAGCAAGTTCGTCACTTCACGAATGCACTCATCCGAAAAATGGGCGGTCGACAACGCATAATGCTCAGGCATGCGGTTGTACGGCTCAAAACAGGAAAAAGCTCTTTTCGCCATTTCCAAGTCCGCATTATAAGTGGGATTTTCCTGAAGAAATTGTAGCAACTCATCTATCGACTCATAAAGGCTGTACATATCAATCCCGTAAAACCCTGTTTTATCAGCCGCATCCTTTACTTCATTTTCACGCTTCAACCATTCAATAAGCTCCCCAACTTCTTCATTCGCCCACATCCACGTCGGCCAACGATTGAATGATTGTGACAGCACTTGCCGGGCGGTTTTTCCCTTCTCATCAAAGCCTTTCACATAGCGGTTAACCGCCTGAGCGGACGGCCAATCTCCTTCTACTGCGATGATTTTGAATCCCTTTTCCTGAATAAGCCGCTTCGATAATGCCGCGCGAACTTTGTAAAACTCTGAAGTTCCATGCGTTGCCTCACCTAATAGGACAATCCGCGCTTCCCCAATTGCGTCCATAATATTGCCGAACGCCTTGTCATCTAACGGAAAAGCGTGCTCCTGTATCGCGGCGATCAGTCTTTTCGACAAATCAATCCCTCCTCTGCAGATAGCATACCCGAGGGAGGCGAATGGAAACCGGGAGAGGCCACTATCAGCATGAATTCCCTCATGTAAAATTGGTTATCACCGACTTGCGGAGGATTACCACCGACATTTCGGGTGTTACCACCGACTCTCGACCGTTTACCACCGACTCTCGACCGTTTACCACCGTTTCTCAACCGTTTACCACCGATTGACTACAATTCAAGCGGGTTTGCGTACAACTCACCCGCGCCGCAATGCAATTTCCAGTGGCAAAAAAGTTTATCACCGCTCACGATACATTTATCACCGTTCGACAAATTCCACCATCAAAAAAACCGCCCAATTAAGGACGGTTGCCAAGAAAGCTTCTATTCATCTGCAACTTCGAGTGTTCCCAACCCGTCATCAGGCAGAAGCTCGAAGATCCATTTCTTTTCATTCTCATCAAAAATAACATCATTGATTACGACATAGCCAGTTGATAGCCTTTCACCTGAAATCTCCAGGGCTTTCGCTACAGCCTCGGACTCGGAAAGCTTCGCATTCACAGGCTTGTAGTCCGGCAAAATTTCCACAAATTTTGCAGTCCCTTGCACAGGATAGGATTCCATTATGCCGCCTGATGCTTCCACTTTCACCCGCTGGCCGACTTTCAACTTGTCAGCTTCAGGGAATTTGTAAAACCCTGTAGTTTCATCTGGACCAGCTACCAAGAACTGCCCTTCACTAACAGACAGTATAAATCCACCAACATCCGTGTGGGGAGTGTGAGTGTAAGTTTGTTCAGGAGCAATAAGCCTTGATTCCCCGGGAGCAGCTACCATTCTTCCATCCTGCGTGAAATTGATTGTTCGGTCGGCGAATTGTTGGCGCAACTCTTCTTGCTGCTTCGGCGTAAGAAAATCATGGGAAACTTCAATCTCGCCTTTGATGACATCGACATACAACGCATAGGATCCCTGTTCCGTTTCGATTCCTTTCAACGCTTCCGCGACTTCATCCTGTAAATCATTGAGCTCTTTTTCCGTATGAGGGCTGCGGAAAAAATAGATTGGTTCTGCCAAGA contains:
- a CDS encoding erythromycin esterase family protein; the protein is MSKRLIAAIQEHAFPLDDKAFGNIMDAIGEARIVLLGEATHGTSEFYKVRAALSKRLIQEKGFKIIAVEGDWPSAQAVNRYVKGFDEKGKTARQVLSQSFNRWPTWMWANEEVGELIEWLKRENEVKDAADKTGFYGIDMYSLYESIDELLQFLQENPTYNADLEMAKRAFSCFEPYNRMPEHYALSTAHFSDECIREVTNLLTTIRSHEDLYSDEQEKDLNVTMNALVAKNAESYYRAMMQDDAISWNIRDMHMVEAVGELLNYHGGDAKIIIWEHNTHVGDALETSMADHNMINVGQLIREKYGRDNTFAIGFGTYEGTVIASEDWGEPLQKMKVPPAKFNSWEGQMHAAKADDQVILFTEENRHLFNEWIGHRAIGVVYNPEFEAYGNYVPSRVGSRYDGFIFVDQTNALTPFKK
- a CDS encoding DUF3221 domain-containing protein — encoded protein: MNYRLSILLGAALLLGGCGTNASPKNVAVEDSVVDSVGDSVEWKTLKTVSGREIIAELKQTAKETPKRDKSATIETPPEFEPPTKELTEDLAVKVIEAPAAIQAVEEVYGEGGISNVGVLFTELQTRGAEQSGVWIGLKEPDERVQQVLDLLQPKVDAGEILAEPIYFFRSPHTEKELNDLQDEVAEALKGIETEQGSYALYVDVIKGEIEVSHDFLTPKQQEELRQQFADRTINFTQDGRMVAAPGESRLIAPEQTYTHTPHTDVGGFILSVSEGQFLVAGPDETTGFYKFPEADKLKVGQRVKVEASGGIMESYPVQGTAKFVEILPDYKPVNAKLSESEAVAKALEISGERLSTGYVVINDVIFDENEKKWIFELLPDDGLGTLEVADE